A window of the Gossypium arboreum isolate Shixiya-1 chromosome 2, ASM2569848v2, whole genome shotgun sequence genome harbors these coding sequences:
- the LOC108466671 gene encoding phosphatidylinositol 4-phosphate 5-kinase 4-like, with protein MNKEQSGVLKAWEATVRKTHAAKKRANSIFGTITMANATDDDLENNNDKSDNISGEPYLVEKILPNGDYYTGQWYDNFPEGQGKYLWTDGCMYLGEWHRGKTMGKGRFSWPSGATYEGEFKSGYIDGIGIYTGPSGDTYKGQWVMNFKHGHGIRFYPNGDWYDGEWRRGLQEGLGKYQWQNENHYIGEWKNGMICGTGTFVWSNENKYDGQWEDGMPKGNGTYYWPDGSFYVGNWSKDPDEQNGTYYPSESSQAANLEWDPQTVYIELADCKICPSENVSIMPSQKVLAWYSAKTDDNPRRLSIDGRVSVGIERPDKMHMWESDDDSTDLTEVRRDLDSELLCVQVQHQHDDTNPKFNLELPLKVPKLGKKPGETISRGHKNYELMLNLQLGIRHSVGRPAPATSLDLKAAAFDPKEKIWTRFPTEGSKYTPPHQSCEFKWKDYCPVVFRALRKLFKVDPADYMISICGNGALRELSSPGKSGSFFYLTEDDRYMIKTMKKSEVKVFIRMLFAYYNHVRSFENTLVIKYYGLHCVKLTGPIQRKVRFIIMGNLLRSEYTIHRRFDLKGSSLGRITDKSESEIDSTTILKDLDLNFIFKLEKAWFEEFCWQIDRDCEFLEQERTMDYSLLVGIHFKEISANGEFVPCRRRSSSGNFENESTPPDMEEHFLDPKRWGTIKLGANMPAKVERTIRKPKSVFHLVGEQTGECYEVIMFFGIIDILQDYDITKRLEHAYKSIQYDPTSISAVDPKQYSKRFRDFIFKVFCEDT; from the exons ATGAACAAAGAGCAAAGTGGTGTTCTGAAGGCATGGGAGGCCACCGTGCGCAAAACACATGCTGCCAAAAAGCGTGCAAACAGCATTTTCGGGACAATAACTATGGCAAATGCAACGGATGATGATCttgaaaataataatgataaaagtgATAATATATCCGGGGAGCCATACTTAGTAGAGAAAATTCTACCAAACGGGGATTATTATACCGGGCAGTGGTATGATAATTTTCCCGAGGGACAAGGGAAATATTTATGGACTGATGGTTGCATGTACTTAGGAGAGTGGCATAGGGGCAAAACTATGGGCAAAGGAAGGTTTAGTTGGCCATCAGGTGCTACTTATGAAGGGGAGTTCAAAAGTGGATATATTGATGGGATTGGTATATATACTGGACCTAGCGGCGATACATATAAGGGGCAATGGGTGATGAACTTTAAGCATGGTCATGGCATAAGGTTCTATCCGAATGGAGATTGGTATGATGGGGAATGGCGTCGTGGTTTGCAAGAAGGGCTTGGGAAATATCAATGGCAAAATGAAAACCATTATATAGGAGAGTGGAAGAATGGTATGATTTGTGGAACCGGTACTTTTGTGTGGAGCAATGAGAATAAATATGACGGTCAGTGGGAAGATGGTATGCCAAAAGGAAATGGAACTTATTATTGGCCAGATGGAAGCTTTTATGTGGGTAATTGGAGTAAGGATCCGGATGAGCAAAATGGGACATATTATCCTTCAGAGTCCTCCCAGGCTGCAAATCTTGAATGGGATCCTCAAACTGTCTATATTGAGTTGGCTGATTGTAAGATTTGCCCAAGCGAAAATGTTTCGATTATGCCATCCCAAAAAGTATTGGCATGGTATTCAGCAAAGACTGATGATAATCCAAGGAGGTTGTCGATTGATGGGAGGGTAAGCGTAGGCATAGAAAGGCCAGATAAAATGCATATGTGGGAGAGTGATGATGATAGTACTGATTTAACGGAAGTGAGGAGAGATTTGGATTCTGAGTTATTATGTGTTCAAGTTCAACATCAACATGATGATACAAATCCGAAGTTTAACCTCGAATTACCATTGAAAGTGCCAAAACTGGGAAAAAAACCAGGTGAAACGATATCTAGAGGGCACAAGAACTATGAACTTATGCTCAATCTACAATTGGGAATCAG GCATTCTGTTGGAAGACCTGCTCCAGCAACGTCTCTTGATCTGAAGGCCGCAGCTTTTGATcctaaagagaaaatttggacaaGATTTCCTACAGAAGGCAGCAAGTACACTCCACCGCATCAATCTTGTGAATTTAAATGGAAGGATTATTGTCCGGTAGTTTTTAg GGCTTTGAGGAAGTTGTTCAAGGTGGACCCTGCAGATTACATGATATCTATCTGTGGAAATGGTGCACTAAGAGAACTATCTTCCCCCGGTAAAAGTGGGAGCTTTTTTTACTTGACAGAGGATGATCGATATATGATAAAAACAATGAAGAAGTCAGAAGTGAAA GTGTTTATAAGGATGCTTTTTGCATATTATAATCATGTTCGATCCTTTGAAAACACTTTGGTCATTAAATATTATGGGTTGCACTGCGTAAAATTAACTGGGCCGATTCAAAGAAAG GTACGATTCATTATTATGGGAAACCTTTTACGTTCCGAGTATACAATTCATAGACGCTTTGATTTAAAAGGATCTTCTCTAGGACGCATAACAGATAAGTCTGAGTCTGAGATCGACAGTACTACAATACTTAAGGACCTTGATTTGAATTTCATATTCAAACTCGAAAAAGCTTGGTTTGAAGAGTTTTGCTG GCAAATAGATAGGGATTGTGAGTTTCTTGAACAGGAGAGGACCATGGACTACAGTCTTCTGGTGGGCATTCATTTTAAGGAAATATCAGCTAATGGAGAATTCGTTCCTTGCAGAAGGCGAAGTTCATCtg GAAATTTTGAGAATGAATCAACTCCACCAGATATGGAGGAACATTTTCTAGACCCTAAAAG GTGGGGTACCATAAAGTTGGGTGCTAACATGCCAGCAAAAGTAGAAAGAACTATAAGAAAACCCAAATCGGTATTTCACCTTGTAGGAGAACAAACAGGGGAGTGTTATGAAGTCATAATGTTTTTTGGCATAATTGACATACTTCAAGATTATGATATTACCAAGAGGCTTGAACATGCATATAAATCCATTCAATATGACCCTACTTCTATATCAGCTGTGGATCCGAAGCAGTATTCTAAACGATTCCGTGATtttatatttaaagttttttGTGAAGatacttga